A single genomic interval of Saccharothrix saharensis harbors:
- the rsmI gene encoding 16S rRNA (cytidine(1402)-2'-O)-methyltransferase has protein sequence MRPVSGSGRLVLAATPLGDVRDASPRLVEALGTADVVAAEDTRRLRSLASALDVTPSGRVVSFYDQVETARLPGLLEALRDGRTVLLVTDAGMPSVSDPGYRLVDACVAEDIRVTCLPGPSAVTTALAVSGLPSDRFCFDGFPPRKQGERRRWFAALAQEPRTCVFFESPHRLADTLADAAHVLGPDRRAAVCRELTKTYEEVKRGGLGELAEWAAEGVRGEVTVVLAPAEVREAPPMEALVAEVRQRVADGERLKTAAAEVAEAAGVSKKALYDAAIGQG, from the coding sequence GTGAGACCTGTATCTGGATCAGGCCGTTTGGTGCTGGCGGCTACTCCGCTCGGCGACGTCCGGGACGCGTCACCGCGCCTGGTCGAGGCGCTGGGCACGGCCGACGTGGTCGCGGCCGAGGACACCAGGCGGCTCCGCTCGCTCGCTTCGGCCCTGGACGTGACGCCTTCGGGGCGGGTGGTGAGCTTCTACGACCAGGTCGAGACGGCCCGGCTGCCCGGCCTGCTGGAGGCGCTGCGGGACGGCCGGACCGTGCTGCTGGTGACCGACGCGGGCATGCCGAGCGTGTCCGACCCCGGCTACCGCCTCGTGGACGCGTGCGTGGCGGAGGACATCCGGGTGACGTGCCTGCCCGGCCCGTCCGCCGTCACGACCGCGCTGGCCGTGTCCGGACTGCCCTCGGACCGCTTCTGCTTCGACGGCTTCCCGCCGCGCAAGCAGGGCGAACGTCGCCGGTGGTTCGCCGCGCTGGCCCAGGAGCCCCGGACGTGCGTCTTCTTCGAATCACCCCATCGGCTGGCGGACACCCTCGCCGACGCCGCGCACGTGCTCGGCCCGGACCGCCGTGCCGCCGTGTGCCGGGAGCTGACCAAGACGTACGAGGAGGTCAAGCGGGGTGGCCTGGGCGAGCTGGCCGAGTGGGCCGCCGAGGGCGTGCGCGGTGAGGTCACCGTCGTGCTGGCCCCCGCCGAAGTCCGCGAGGCCCCTCCGATGGAGGCGCTGGTCGCCGAGGTGCGCCAACGCGTGGCCGACGGGGAACGGCTGAAGACCGCGGCGGCGGAGGTCGCGGAGGCCGCGGGGGTGAGCAAGAAGGCCCTCTACGACGCCGCGATCGGCCAGGGCTAG
- a CDS encoding phospholipid carrier-dependent glycosyltransferase: MSLIAPQSADDVVEAGEVPPTSPPPGNDREQRARLLEPGPMSTALRGWLVTLSVALIGGVVRFWNLGFPTDKGTPIFDEKHYVPQGAQVLRNGGYEDNPGYELIVHPPLGKQLIAIGEWLFGYDGVGWRFASAAVGTLTILLVVRIARRMTRSDLIGAIAGVLLIADGLSHVQSRMGMLDAFLTFFVVVAFACLVVDRDQVRKRLAEATREGWVTNSPYGPWLGFRWWRFAGGIALGLACGVKWSGVWYIAFFGVLSVVWSALARRAAGVERPWLGSFAKDLLPSLFALLVVPLLAYLATWWAWFASETAIDRHIAGTKIPEEGWIPAPLRALWYYSGNVLEFHTKLVTSETNRHPWESKPWTWPMGLRPMLYYFEGSVQGCGGPSCVGAIMLIGTPAMWWLAFPVLAFAMWQAIAKLDWRYAAVLVGYGAGFLPWFINVDRQMYYFYAMPMAPFLVLGIALALGEVLGKRTDGKERRGTGLLAVALYVGLVVANFVWLWPILNGIPITPEVWDAQKWLPSWN; the protein is encoded by the coding sequence GTGAGCCTGATCGCACCGCAGTCCGCAGACGATGTGGTCGAAGCCGGCGAGGTCCCGCCGACGAGCCCGCCACCGGGCAACGACCGCGAACAGCGGGCACGCCTGCTCGAACCCGGCCCGATGAGCACCGCCCTGCGGGGCTGGCTCGTCACCCTGTCCGTGGCGCTGATCGGCGGCGTGGTGCGGTTCTGGAACCTCGGGTTCCCGACCGACAAGGGCACGCCGATCTTCGACGAGAAGCACTACGTGCCGCAGGGCGCGCAGGTGCTGCGCAACGGCGGGTACGAGGACAACCCGGGCTACGAGCTGATCGTCCACCCGCCGCTGGGCAAGCAGCTCATCGCGATCGGCGAGTGGCTGTTCGGCTACGACGGCGTGGGCTGGCGGTTCGCGTCGGCGGCCGTGGGCACGCTGACGATCCTGCTGGTGGTGCGGATCGCCCGGCGGATGACCCGGTCGGACCTGATCGGCGCCATCGCGGGTGTGCTGCTCATCGCGGACGGCCTGAGCCACGTGCAGTCGCGGATGGGGATGCTGGACGCGTTCCTGACGTTCTTCGTGGTGGTGGCGTTCGCGTGCCTGGTGGTGGACCGGGACCAGGTGCGCAAGCGGCTGGCGGAGGCCACGCGCGAGGGCTGGGTGACCAACTCGCCGTACGGGCCGTGGCTGGGTTTCCGCTGGTGGCGGTTCGCGGGCGGGATCGCCCTGGGTCTCGCGTGCGGCGTGAAGTGGTCCGGCGTGTGGTACATCGCGTTCTTCGGCGTGCTGTCGGTGGTGTGGAGCGCGCTGGCCCGGCGTGCGGCGGGCGTGGAGCGGCCGTGGCTGGGCTCGTTCGCCAAGGACCTGCTGCCGTCGCTGTTCGCGCTCCTGGTCGTGCCGCTGCTGGCGTACCTGGCGACGTGGTGGGCGTGGTTCGCGTCGGAGACGGCCATCGACCGGCACATCGCGGGCACGAAGATCCCCGAGGAGGGCTGGATCCCGGCCCCGTTGCGGGCGCTCTGGTACTACAGCGGCAACGTGCTGGAGTTCCACACCAAGCTGGTGACGTCGGAGACCAACCGGCACCCGTGGGAGTCGAAGCCGTGGACGTGGCCGATGGGGCTGCGGCCGATGCTGTACTACTTCGAGGGCTCCGTGCAGGGCTGCGGCGGGCCGAGCTGCGTGGGCGCGATCATGCTGATCGGCACGCCCGCGATGTGGTGGCTGGCGTTCCCGGTGCTGGCGTTCGCGATGTGGCAGGCGATCGCCAAGCTGGACTGGCGGTACGCGGCGGTGCTGGTCGGGTACGGCGCGGGCTTCCTGCCGTGGTTCATCAACGTGGACCGGCAGATGTACTACTTCTACGCGATGCCGATGGCGCCGTTCCTGGTGCTGGGCATCGCGCTGGCGCTGGGCGAGGTGCTCGGCAAGCGGACCGACGGCAAGGAGCGCCGGGGCACCGGCCTGCTCGCCGTGGCCCTGTACGTGGGCCTGGTCGTGGCCAACTTCGTGTGGCTGTGGCCGATCCTCAACGGCATACCGATCACCCCGGAGGTGTGGGACGCCCAGAAGTGGCTTCCGTCCTGGAACTGA
- the metG gene encoding methionine--tRNA ligase encodes MSASVLTAVAWPYANGPRHIGHVSGFGVPSDVFSRYMRMSGNRVLMVSGSDEHGTPISVQAEKEGLTTRQLVDKYHRVIADDLHGLGLSYDLFTRTTTGNHYKVVQELFLALWRNGYVIPKTEMGAISPSTGRTLPDRYIEGTCPICGYDGARGDQCDNCGNQLDPVDLKNPRSRINGETPKFVETEHLFLDLPQFIDALGGWLQTRTEWRPNVLKFSRNLIDDLRPRAITRDLDWGIPIPLDGWREQPMKRFYVWFDAVIGYLSASVEWARRSGDDDAWKEFWTGDAQGYYFMGKDNIVFHSLIWPSLLLGQNGQGAKGGQPGAFGTLNLPTEVVSSEFLTMSGSKFSTSRGTVIYVTDFLKEFGPDALRYFISVAGPENQDTDFTWEEFVRRTNFELANEWGNLVNRSISMAHKNVGAVPRPTNPTQADHELLELSRKAFDVVGGHLRRSRFKQASGEAMKVVGAANRYLSDQEPWKLKDDPERRDTVLHTALQVVQDANALLTPFLPHSAQKVHEALGGTGVWAAQPQLTDVADLDVPDREYPVLTGDYAGEQATWASTPIEVGRPLAKPAPLFAKLDPELGETGPEWAPIVK; translated from the coding sequence ATGAGTGCCTCCGTGCTGACCGCGGTGGCGTGGCCCTACGCCAACGGCCCCCGCCACATCGGTCACGTCTCCGGTTTCGGTGTCCCCTCCGACGTGTTCTCCCGCTACATGCGCATGTCGGGCAACCGGGTGCTGATGGTCTCCGGCTCGGACGAGCACGGCACGCCCATCTCGGTCCAGGCCGAGAAGGAGGGCCTGACCACCCGCCAGCTCGTGGACAAGTACCACCGCGTCATCGCCGACGACCTGCACGGCCTGGGGCTGTCCTACGACCTGTTCACCCGCACGACGACCGGCAACCACTACAAGGTGGTGCAGGAGCTGTTCCTCGCCCTCTGGCGCAACGGCTACGTCATCCCCAAGACCGAGATGGGCGCGATCAGCCCCTCCACCGGGCGCACCCTGCCCGACCGCTACATCGAGGGCACCTGCCCGATCTGCGGCTACGACGGCGCCCGCGGCGACCAGTGCGACAACTGCGGCAACCAGCTCGACCCCGTCGACCTGAAGAACCCGCGCTCGCGCATCAACGGCGAGACCCCGAAGTTCGTCGAGACCGAGCACCTGTTCCTCGACCTACCGCAGTTCATCGACGCGCTCGGCGGCTGGCTCCAGACCCGCACCGAGTGGCGGCCGAACGTGCTCAAGTTCAGCCGGAACCTCATCGACGACCTGCGCCCCCGCGCCATCACCCGCGACCTGGACTGGGGCATCCCGATCCCGCTCGACGGCTGGCGCGAGCAGCCGATGAAGCGCTTCTACGTGTGGTTCGACGCGGTGATCGGCTACCTCAGCGCGTCCGTCGAGTGGGCCCGCCGCAGCGGCGACGACGACGCCTGGAAGGAGTTCTGGACCGGTGACGCCCAGGGCTACTACTTCATGGGCAAGGACAACATCGTCTTCCACTCGCTGATCTGGCCCTCCCTGCTCCTCGGGCAGAACGGCCAGGGCGCGAAGGGCGGGCAGCCGGGCGCGTTCGGCACGCTGAACCTGCCCACCGAGGTGGTCAGCTCCGAGTTCCTGACCATGAGCGGATCGAAGTTCTCCACGTCCCGCGGCACGGTCATCTACGTGACGGACTTCCTGAAGGAGTTCGGCCCGGACGCGCTGCGCTACTTCATCTCGGTCGCCGGCCCCGAGAACCAGGACACCGACTTCACCTGGGAGGAGTTCGTCCGCCGCACGAACTTCGAGCTGGCCAACGAGTGGGGCAACCTGGTCAACCGGTCGATCTCCATGGCGCACAAGAACGTGGGCGCGGTGCCGAGGCCGACCAACCCCACCCAGGCCGACCACGAGCTGCTGGAGCTGTCCCGCAAGGCGTTCGACGTGGTCGGCGGGCACCTGCGCCGCTCCCGGTTCAAGCAGGCGTCCGGCGAGGCCATGAAGGTGGTCGGCGCGGCCAACCGCTACCTGTCCGACCAGGAGCCGTGGAAGCTCAAGGACGACCCGGAGCGCCGCGACACCGTGCTGCACACCGCGTTGCAGGTCGTCCAGGACGCCAACGCCCTGCTGACGCCGTTCCTGCCGCACTCGGCGCAGAAGGTGCACGAGGCGCTGGGCGGCACGGGCGTGTGGGCGGCCCAGCCGCAGCTGACCGACGTCGCCGACCTGGACGTGCCCGACCGCGAGTACCCGGTGCTGACCGGCGACTACGCGGGCGAGCAGGCGACGTGGGCGTCCACCCCGATCGAGGTGGGCCGGCCCTTGGCCAAGCCCGCGCCGCTGTTCGCGAAGCTCGACCCCGAGCTGGGCGAGACCGGCCCCGAGTGGGCCCCGATCGTCAAGTGA
- a CDS encoding TatD family hydrolase — translation MTKRRGERPPVPEALPAPVVDAHTHLDACGARTPEQVREVVDRAVEAGVDRVITVADDLDAARWAAEAATWDDRVFAAVALHPTRTSTFGEVEQAELARLAGQPRVVAIGETGLDYYWDYAPRSAQHEAFRWHIDLAKRVGKPLMIHDRDAHDDILAVLDAEGAPDTVVFHCFSGDLPFARACVERGFVLSFAGTTTFRNARALREAARWVPEDHVLVETDAPFLTPHPYRGRPNEPYCANYTLRDMATLRETDLGELATKITRNAERVFGLRDAAKS, via the coding sequence GTGACGAAGCGGAGGGGCGAACGGCCACCGGTACCGGAGGCGCTGCCGGCGCCGGTGGTCGACGCCCACACCCACCTGGACGCGTGCGGCGCGAGGACGCCCGAGCAGGTCCGCGAGGTGGTCGACCGGGCCGTCGAAGCCGGTGTGGACCGGGTGATCACCGTCGCCGACGACCTCGACGCCGCGCGGTGGGCCGCCGAAGCCGCCACGTGGGACGACCGGGTGTTCGCCGCGGTCGCCCTGCACCCGACGCGCACGTCGACGTTCGGCGAGGTGGAGCAGGCCGAGCTGGCACGGCTGGCCGGGCAGCCCAGGGTGGTGGCGATCGGGGAGACCGGTCTGGACTACTACTGGGACTACGCGCCGAGATCCGCGCAGCACGAGGCGTTCCGGTGGCACATCGACCTGGCCAAGCGGGTCGGCAAGCCGTTGATGATCCACGACCGGGACGCGCACGACGACATCCTCGCGGTGCTCGACGCCGAGGGCGCGCCGGACACCGTGGTCTTCCACTGCTTCTCCGGTGACCTCCCCTTCGCGCGCGCGTGCGTGGAGCGGGGGTTCGTGCTGTCCTTCGCGGGCACCACGACGTTCCGCAACGCCCGCGCGTTGCGGGAAGCCGCGCGGTGGGTGCCGGAGGACCACGTGCTGGTGGAGACCGACGCGCCGTTCCTCACGCCCCACCCGTACCGAGGTCGCCCGAACGAGCCCTATTGCGCCAACTACACCCTCCGTGACATGGCGACGCTGCGTGAGACCGACCTCGGTGAGCTGGCCACGAAGATCACCCGAAACGCCGAACGCGTCTTCGGTCTTCGTGACGCGGCGAAGTCGTAA